From Denitrovibrio acetiphilus DSM 12809, the proteins below share one genomic window:
- the mreC gene encoding rod shape-determining protein MreC, whose protein sequence is MKSWKKIAITFFVLLVLIVLQARNPNIKGPFRGILGNFINPFVYYTDKAIGGVGGIWDGYINLVSVHKANENLRKENGELKLDNSLLQEKVAEYERLKKLLKFREFSKLDSIACNVIGRNIKGYLKYAIIDRGTEDGVRRKDPVISYSGLVGMVTEVYSDTAKVEVVLNPGSNVSVMNSRTRTVGIVRGDGRGAMAVDFYDRLDDVKENDVMITSGLGGVYPKGIIVGQVDQVENIEVGLFRNLTLKSNVDFYKLENVLVVGK, encoded by the coding sequence TGGAAGAAGATAGCAATAACATTTTTCGTTTTGCTGGTGCTGATAGTGCTGCAAGCGAGAAACCCAAATATAAAAGGTCCTTTCAGAGGTATTCTGGGGAACTTTATCAATCCGTTTGTGTATTATACAGATAAGGCAATCGGTGGTGTCGGCGGCATATGGGACGGCTATATCAATCTGGTAAGTGTTCATAAAGCAAATGAAAACCTGCGTAAAGAGAATGGTGAGCTTAAGCTGGACAACTCTTTGCTTCAGGAAAAAGTTGCAGAATACGAACGTCTGAAAAAACTTCTGAAATTCCGTGAATTCTCAAAGCTTGACTCTATTGCCTGCAATGTCATAGGACGTAACATCAAAGGTTACCTGAAATATGCCATTATCGATAGAGGTACTGAGGATGGCGTAAGGCGGAAAGATCCGGTCATTAGCTACAGCGGTCTTGTGGGGATGGTTACAGAGGTCTACAGCGATACTGCAAAAGTTGAAGTTGTACTTAACCCTGGCAGCAATGTCTCCGTTATGAACAGCAGAACGAGGACTGTAGGGATTGTCCGTGGTGATGGACGTGGTGCTATGGCTGTTGACTTTTATGACAGACTTGATGACGTCAAGGAGAATGATGTCATGATAACTTCTGGGCTGGGCGGTGTTTACCCAAAGGGGATTATCGTCGGGCAGGTTGATCAGGTGGAAAATATCGAAGTAGGTCTTTTTCGTAACCTGACTCTTAAATCGAATGTAGATTTTTATAAACTGGAAAATGTTCTGGTTGTGGGGAAATGA
- a CDS encoding TIGR03960 family B12-binding radical SAM protein: MKDYKRLLEVSKPARYINGEINSFHKTHEGRTTFCLVFPDIYEVGISHIGYKMLYERLNRLDTVACERFFTPWVDAIDKFGSEMFVSLESSTNLRSFDIVGFSIQYELSYTNMLLTLQQSNIPLRSKDRTEDDPIILAGGPCVVNPMPIAPFMDVFFVGESEITLPEAVDRLHQMKNEGAGRRELLEYLNSLPYTYVPEIDPDKHVVRSIYTGFSQDTTIEKLIVPTIPAVQDRVAVEISRGCTRGCRFCQAGVIYRPNRERSVDNIACDALTQLSNTGYLETSLLSLSASDYSRLEELLVTMVKLTSSRKVSLSLPSIRADRIKEFMFRELSKVRKSGFTIAPEAGSQRMRDAINKGLTEESILNAVEKASDAGWNGAKLYFMIGLPGETMEDVLAIAELARKAKMLRKGRFNIKVSVSNFVPKSHTPYQWFGQNSGDDFFNKKKELKEVMKKYKIPCSFHGIRASVLEGVFSRGSVELADVIEEALLNGARYDAWSEHFSYDIWEAALSKFGYKDADFAERIFGKDEKLPWDNIDVGVRKEFLWREYERSEQLIATHDCTNGNCSECGVCDFETVKNEFSLPASINTDTAPAESDVFERYALVFSKVDRMSLLSAIETQRLFTHVLTLADIGLKFSAGFNPQPKLSYVQAASSGLEGYNEVVLFESAPIEDINKLLEKINSFMPPGVNVRSINKFTIHPKKFDTYIRLTFREDLFSLFRDKYLKGEAFYKKLNKKGDEKVLNAASFVVSLGDKDVVLKTETTGNFNCYEFFESLGYHRADINMKRLNTFLLERV, from the coding sequence ATGAAAGATTACAAAAGACTTCTGGAGGTCAGTAAGCCTGCCAGATACATAAATGGGGAGATTAACTCTTTCCATAAGACTCATGAAGGCAGAACAACTTTCTGTCTGGTGTTTCCTGATATTTATGAAGTTGGCATAAGCCATATCGGCTATAAGATGCTTTATGAGAGACTGAACAGACTGGATACTGTTGCTTGTGAGCGTTTTTTCACCCCGTGGGTGGACGCAATAGATAAATTCGGCAGCGAAATGTTTGTCAGCCTTGAGTCATCTACAAACCTGCGCAGTTTCGACATCGTCGGGTTCAGTATTCAGTACGAGCTGTCATATACAAACATGCTTCTGACGCTTCAGCAGTCAAACATACCGCTGCGTTCAAAAGACAGAACTGAAGATGATCCTATAATCCTCGCCGGCGGACCCTGCGTTGTTAATCCTATGCCTATTGCACCGTTTATGGATGTATTTTTTGTAGGTGAATCCGAAATTACTCTGCCGGAAGCTGTGGACAGACTCCATCAGATGAAAAATGAGGGCGCAGGGCGCAGGGAGCTTCTTGAGTATCTTAATTCGCTCCCATATACTTACGTGCCGGAGATAGATCCGGATAAGCATGTTGTGCGCTCAATATACACTGGTTTTTCGCAGGATACTACCATAGAAAAGCTTATAGTTCCCACTATTCCTGCTGTTCAGGACAGGGTGGCTGTTGAGATTTCAAGGGGATGTACTCGTGGATGCCGTTTTTGTCAGGCAGGGGTCATCTACCGTCCGAACCGTGAAAGGAGTGTGGACAACATTGCCTGCGATGCACTTACCCAGCTTTCAAATACCGGATATCTTGAGACATCGCTTCTTTCCCTCTCAGCCTCAGATTACAGCCGTCTGGAAGAACTTCTGGTTACAATGGTTAAACTGACCAGCAGCAGAAAAGTTTCCCTCTCGCTCCCATCTATACGTGCTGACAGGATTAAAGAATTTATGTTCCGGGAACTTTCCAAAGTCAGAAAAAGCGGTTTTACCATTGCTCCCGAAGCAGGTTCCCAACGTATGCGTGATGCCATCAATAAAGGGCTTACTGAAGAATCCATTCTCAATGCTGTTGAGAAAGCTTCTGATGCAGGCTGGAATGGTGCTAAACTCTATTTCATGATAGGGCTCCCGGGTGAGACAATGGAAGATGTACTTGCCATTGCAGAGCTTGCCAGAAAAGCGAAAATGCTCCGAAAGGGGCGGTTTAATATAAAAGTGTCGGTTTCTAACTTCGTACCGAAGTCCCATACCCCTTATCAGTGGTTCGGGCAGAACAGCGGTGACGACTTTTTTAACAAAAAGAAAGAACTGAAAGAAGTGATGAAAAAGTATAAGATACCGTGTTCTTTTCACGGTATCCGTGCATCAGTCCTTGAGGGCGTTTTTTCAAGAGGTTCGGTTGAGCTGGCAGACGTCATAGAGGAAGCTCTGCTTAACGGAGCCAGATATGATGCGTGGAGTGAACATTTTAGCTATGACATATGGGAAGCTGCCCTAAGCAAGTTCGGATATAAAGATGCTGATTTTGCTGAGAGGATATTCGGAAAAGATGAAAAGCTCCCTTGGGATAATATCGATGTAGGCGTCAGGAAAGAGTTTCTTTGGCGTGAGTATGAAAGGTCTGAACAGCTGATTGCAACACATGACTGTACAAACGGCAACTGCTCCGAATGCGGCGTTTGTGATTTTGAAACTGTAAAGAATGAATTTTCTTTACCTGCATCAATTAATACTGATACTGCTCCGGCAGAAAGTGACGTGTTTGAAAGATATGCCCTTGTTTTCAGTAAGGTAGATCGTATGAGCCTTTTGTCTGCTATTGAGACACAGAGACTATTCACACACGTTCTGACACTGGCAGATATCGGACTGAAATTTTCAGCAGGGTTTAATCCCCAGCCGAAGCTGAGTTATGTTCAGGCGGCATCTTCCGGACTGGAAGGGTACAATGAAGTTGTACTTTTTGAGTCTGCTCCTATCGAAGATATCAATAAGCTTCTGGAAAAGATAAATAGCTTTATGCCGCCAGGTGTAAATGTCCGTTCTATCAATAAATTTACAATACACCCAAAGAAATTTGATACTTATATCAGGTTAACTTTTAGAGAGGATCTTTTCTCTTTGTTCCGTGATAAGTATCTGAAAGGTGAGGCGTTTTATAAAAAACTAAACAAGAAAGGTGACGAGAAGGTGCTTAATGCTGCATCTTTCGTTGTTAGCCTTGGCGATAAGGATGTTGTTCTGAAGACTGAAACAACAGGTAATTTTAACTGTTACGAATTTTTTGAAAGCCTTGGCTATCACCGTGCTGATATTAATATGAAAAGACTTAATACATTTCTTCTGGAGAGGGTCTGA
- the rodA gene encoding rod shape-determining protein RodA has translation MFGVNLDRKHLENFDFLLFLAMLLITVIGVVAIYSAGYDPVTASVKTYYVKQIYWLVLGYMMFFFFSTLGHKKLVKYAYVIYIIGILVLLAVLVSGHVGMGARRWISVAGLRVQPSEFFKFVWVIFLARIYVEIGCNKYGMLGIIKKFVWVIPPFALVFLQPDLGTAGTFLVIWGMLLLVMGIKRMTLMVIVVSMILAAPVLWSQMKPYQQKRVITFINPEKDPFGSGYHVIQSKIAIGSGGITGKGFLQGTQSHLKFIPERHTDFIFSVIAEESGLVGSLVIISLFMFLLFRIMLISLNAKEPTGKLICLGVSGFIFFQFYVNLAMTAGMMPVVGIPMPLVSYGGSSLLTFMSMLGLVNGVAMRRFDDPGDN, from the coding sequence ATGTTTGGCGTCAACCTTGATAGAAAGCATCTGGAAAATTTTGATTTTTTGCTCTTTCTCGCAATGCTGCTGATAACGGTCATTGGGGTTGTAGCCATATACAGCGCAGGGTATGATCCTGTGACTGCATCGGTGAAAACTTATTATGTTAAACAGATTTACTGGCTTGTCCTAGGTTATATGATGTTCTTTTTTTTCAGCACGCTGGGGCATAAGAAACTTGTTAAGTATGCATATGTTATATATATCATCGGAATTTTGGTTCTGCTGGCTGTGCTTGTGTCCGGACATGTCGGTATGGGCGCCAGAAGGTGGATATCTGTCGCCGGGCTTCGTGTGCAGCCGTCAGAGTTTTTTAAATTTGTGTGGGTGATTTTTCTTGCGAGGATTTATGTAGAGATAGGGTGCAACAAGTATGGAATGCTTGGTATTATAAAAAAGTTTGTATGGGTGATTCCCCCCTTTGCTCTTGTATTCCTCCAGCCAGACCTCGGAACAGCGGGTACATTTCTTGTTATCTGGGGTATGCTGCTGTTGGTGATGGGGATAAAGCGAATGACACTTATGGTGATTGTCGTCAGTATGATTCTTGCGGCTCCTGTTCTCTGGTCTCAGATGAAGCCTTATCAGCAGAAGAGGGTTATAACCTTTATCAATCCTGAAAAAGATCCTTTTGGTTCCGGTTATCACGTTATACAGTCAAAGATTGCCATTGGCTCAGGTGGTATCACGGGGAAGGGGTTTCTGCAAGGGACACAGTCTCATCTGAAGTTCATTCCGGAGAGGCACACAGACTTTATTTTTTCTGTTATCGCAGAAGAATCTGGTCTTGTTGGTTCTCTGGTGATTATTTCTCTTTTCATGTTTCTGCTTTTCCGTATAATGCTCATCTCATTGAACGCCAAAGAACCGACCGGCAAATTGATATGTCTCGGTGTTAGTGGATTTATCTTCTTCCAGTTTTATGTGAATCTGGCGATGACAGCAGGGATGATGCCTGTTGTAGGAATCCCTATGCCTCTGGTCAGCTATGGTGGATCGTCACTGCTGACATTTATGTCTATGCTGGGGCTTGTTAATGGTGTTGCAATGAGGAGATTTGACGACCCTGGTGATAATTAA
- a CDS encoding TIGR02757 family protein, protein MTATTRYRTFFEEIYAQYNKREYIHTDPIHYPHTLEGDKEFIALTAASFAYGNVKAIKSFLLSFFEHYGTEPEKLNSESKGLYYRFQSVSDVHYYSQFMQRLYGEYGSLENLFARRDTLEEGIDYFYEVVNRMCQGAEKGFFFLFPNPRTSGAKRLRMFLRWMVRKDDVDFGLWKKFSPSELLMPIDTHILRFAKNNNIINNDSATRKNLETVSTFFKQLNADDPAKYDFALTRLGIINDCKYNSCEKCVECMHRFTCIFV, encoded by the coding sequence GTGACAGCCACCACCAGATACAGAACCTTTTTTGAAGAAATCTATGCACAGTATAATAAAAGAGAATACATCCATACTGACCCCATACATTACCCCCACACGCTTGAAGGGGATAAAGAGTTCATAGCGCTGACCGCTGCTTCTTTTGCCTATGGGAACGTAAAAGCTATCAAGTCATTCCTGCTCTCTTTCTTTGAACACTACGGAACAGAGCCAGAGAAATTAAACTCTGAGAGCAAAGGGCTCTATTACAGGTTTCAGTCTGTATCTGATGTGCACTACTATTCTCAGTTTATGCAGAGACTTTACGGTGAATATGGTTCTCTTGAAAACCTTTTTGCCCGCCGTGACACTCTGGAAGAGGGGATTGATTATTTTTATGAAGTCGTAAACAGAATGTGTCAGGGTGCTGAAAAGGGGTTCTTTTTCCTGTTTCCCAACCCGCGGACTTCAGGAGCTAAAAGACTTCGTATGTTTCTGCGGTGGATGGTTCGCAAAGATGACGTTGATTTTGGACTGTGGAAGAAATTTTCACCGTCTGAACTGCTGATGCCTATTGATACCCATATCCTTCGTTTTGCTAAAAATAACAATATTATAAATAATGACTCTGCCACCAGAAAGAATTTGGAAACAGTGAGCACTTTCTTTAAACAATTAAACGCGGATGATCCTGCAAAGTATGATTTTGCATTAACAAGGCTCGGTATAATAAATGATTGTAAATATAATTCATGTGAAAAATGTGTTGAGTGTATGCATAGATTTACTTGCATTTTTGTTTAA
- the mrdA gene encoding penicillin-binding protein 2, translating to MLLKTLKDDVLEYIKKRTIVFYSILMIFMIILGVRMAYMQVVGFEKYKRLSENNRIRLMRIKADRGFIKDTKGRLIVKNTPSYELDVVKEDVKDIDSLLDKLNEVVPIDKTFAKKQIKKSYLYEPAMIQRGLTFKQVSKVLENSADFHGVEIGLESVRSYQNNEAFSHILGYMSEVNENDIQKKDSYSSGDMIGKTGLEKVYENVLRGEDGARQVEVDSYGRILEVLSEKQSIPGKNIALTIDSDLQNFTHKLMKNRKGTVIVMDIDNFNILTMYSAPSYNLMSFTPFAKSNDRLDIIRNADKPLLNRAIEGSYPPGSVFKILTAVVALMEEKITPDTIFNCPGEFQYGNFKYRCWKRGGHGNLDLVHALEQSCDVYFYNVGLLTGIDPITKYANLFSLGRKTGINLPNEKSGFFPSREWKKKSKNEPWYPGETIITSIGQGYMATTPLQIAVMLSGIFNGGKVYAPNLVKYIEDADTGVQVMQEPNLLREVHLSEEAVSTALEGMRLVVHGKRATGYRALVKGVTIGGKTGTAQVVSLKHTEEMDNDDIPENLRDHSWFGSVFPVSDPKYVAVALIEHGGSGSKGAAPIIGAVINKMADLGYVWRQP from the coding sequence GTGCTTTTAAAAACTCTTAAAGACGATGTACTGGAGTATATAAAAAAACGTACAATCGTATTTTACTCAATATTAATGATCTTTATGATAATTCTCGGTGTGCGTATGGCCTATATGCAGGTCGTTGGGTTTGAGAAATATAAAAGACTTTCAGAAAATAACCGCATACGTCTCATGCGTATCAAAGCAGACAGAGGATTTATAAAGGATACTAAGGGGCGGCTTATCGTTAAGAATACCCCTAGCTACGAACTTGATGTGGTTAAAGAAGATGTTAAAGATATCGACAGCCTGCTCGATAAGCTGAATGAAGTTGTCCCTATAGATAAAACATTTGCAAAAAAACAGATAAAAAAATCCTACCTCTATGAACCTGCAATGATTCAGAGGGGACTTACCTTTAAACAGGTTTCAAAAGTTCTCGAAAATTCAGCAGATTTTCACGGTGTTGAAATAGGTCTCGAATCAGTTCGAAGCTATCAGAATAATGAAGCTTTCAGTCACATACTCGGCTATATGTCGGAAGTAAATGAAAATGACATACAAAAAAAGGACAGTTATTCGAGCGGAGATATGATAGGCAAGACGGGGCTTGAGAAAGTGTACGAAAATGTCCTGCGAGGCGAAGATGGCGCCAGACAGGTTGAGGTAGACTCTTATGGTCGTATCCTTGAGGTTCTGTCTGAAAAACAGTCTATCCCCGGTAAGAATATTGCTCTTACAATAGATTCTGATCTTCAGAATTTTACACATAAGCTTATGAAAAATAGAAAAGGTACTGTTATAGTTATGGATATTGATAATTTCAATATACTTACTATGTACTCAGCTCCATCTTACAATCTTATGTCTTTTACCCCATTTGCAAAATCAAATGACAGACTTGATATTATCAGAAATGCTGACAAACCCCTTCTGAACAGAGCTATCGAAGGGAGTTACCCGCCAGGTTCTGTATTTAAAATACTTACTGCTGTTGTGGCTCTGATGGAAGAGAAGATAACACCGGATACAATATTCAACTGTCCCGGCGAGTTTCAGTACGGCAACTTTAAATATAGATGCTGGAAGAGGGGAGGGCATGGAAACCTTGACCTTGTGCATGCTCTGGAGCAGTCGTGCGATGTTTATTTTTATAACGTCGGTCTTCTTACCGGAATTGACCCCATTACTAAATATGCAAACCTCTTCTCTCTTGGAAGAAAGACAGGGATAAACCTCCCTAACGAAAAATCAGGGTTTTTCCCAAGCCGTGAGTGGAAGAAGAAATCGAAGAATGAACCATGGTATCCCGGTGAGACCATCATCACGTCAATAGGTCAGGGGTATATGGCGACTACGCCGTTGCAGATTGCCGTTATGCTGTCTGGTATCTTTAATGGTGGAAAAGTATATGCACCTAATCTTGTTAAGTATATAGAGGACGCCGATACAGGTGTTCAGGTGATGCAGGAGCCGAACCTTTTAAGAGAGGTTCACTTAAGCGAAGAAGCTGTAAGCACTGCTCTTGAAGGTATGAGGCTTGTTGTCCACGGAAAACGCGCTACAGGTTACAGGGCTTTAGTGAAAGGCGTAACAATTGGTGGTAAAACAGGTACTGCTCAAGTGGTCAGTCTTAAACACACGGAAGAGATGGACAATGATGATATTCCGGAGAATCTCCGTGACCACTCGTGGTTTGGTTCAGTTTTTCCTGTGTCAGACCCAAAATACGTTGCTGTTGCACTGATAGAGCACGGCGGTTCGGGAAGCAAAGGCGCAGCGCCCATTATTGGTGCTGTTATAAATAAAATGGCGGATTTAGGATATGTTTGGCGTCAACCTTGA